From a single Labrus bergylta chromosome 14, fLabBer1.1, whole genome shotgun sequence genomic region:
- the LOC109991712 gene encoding protein ABHD15 gives MASFLMDLVWCLLPILLLLLLSLALRWPRAYSWTRLAVRAACWRLWVIICLILELPLDKRTITRTKEAGSAERDILSGSSQVSDGPQLICKATALAKYLLSHCNSLARPRLASWPRGDPHFQTLSSLLFGQHGDTVQFTRDHLLLKDGGIVALDWAVGTRQAERKRWEGRREHQPGGRIPGSITSNPPVLLLIPQFWGGMTPHLKMLCHQAIHQGFYVVVSHPRGTVECPLTTARLTEFGDPADLEQVITYVHSRHPSSALFAVSEGSGSGILLSYLGESGSGSYLTAAAAISPVLLGQQWFETAMPPIYHWGILFQRKMQLRRYAESFRGVLDVDRALSCSSLRDFEETLACSSSQLQRTKTSSGLAPGTSSKGLAPSAAWELGERAYPAKDWDGYWKRNEPLRDADEVAVPVLCICSCDDPLLPPATSLPLPLFKSNPYFLLALTDSGGHCGFTLEGKEEEKEGGRTGNEEVEEDNWSHFVVLEYFRVVADFLKKEERENAVWGAAADFSLAGQLSRISSMAPLRKRRNPVMRRPRPMAAQQRNVEEEENFTWKRSYTR, from the exons ATGGCTTCCTTTTTAATGGACCTTGTGTGGTGTTTGCTCCccatcctgctcctcctgctgctgtctctggCTCTCCGCTGGCCCAGGGCATACTCCTGGACACGGCTGGCTGTCAGGGCTGCATGCTGGAGACTCTGGGTCATAATTTGCCTGATCTTGGAGCTACCACTGGACAAACGAACAATAACACGGACCAAAGAGGCCGGATCAGCAGAGAGAGATATTTTGTCAGGGTCAAGTCAGGTCTCAGATGGCCCCCAGCTCATCTGCAAAGCAACTGCGTTGGCCAAATATCTGCTCAGCCACTGCAACTCTCTGGCTAGGCCAAGACTGGCCTCGTGGCCCAGAGGAGATCCCCACTTCCAGACTCTGTCCAGCCTGCTTTTTGGACAACATGGGGACACAGTACAGTTCACTAGAGACCACCTATTACTAAAAGACGGGGGCATTGTAGCTCTGGACTGGGCTGTGGGAACCAGACAGgctgagaggaagaggtgggaggggaggagggagcaccaGCCAGGGGGGAGGATACCTGGCAGCATCACCTCAAaccctcctgtcctcctcctcatcccacAGTTTTGGGGAGGGATGACCCCTCACCTAAAGATGCTGTGCCATCAGGCCATACATCAGGGCTTTTATGTGGTGGTGTCTCACCCTCGAGGCACAGTGGAGTGTCCACTGACCACAGCTCGACTCACTGAGTTTGGAGACCCAGCTGATCTCGAGCAG GTGATAACATATGTCCACAGCCGCCACCCATCCTCTGCTCTCTTTGCTGTGAGTGAGGGTTCAGGCTCAGGGATTCTTCTTTCCTACTTAGGGGAGAGCGGATCAGGTTCTTACCTGACCGCAGCTGCAGCTatctcacctgttctcctggGCCAGCAGTGGTTTGAAACGGCAATGCCTCCGATCTATCACTGGGGGATTTTGTTCCAGCGGAAAATGCAGCTCAGAAG ATATGCCGAATCCTTCAGAGGGGTGCTGGATGTGGATCGGGCTCTCAGCTGCTCCTCTCTTAGAGACTTTGAGGAAACGCTCGCCTGCTCCTCATCCCAGCTTCAGCGAACAAAAACAAGTTCTGGACTGGCCCCAGGAACCTCCTCGAAGGGTCTGGCCCCCTCAGCGGCCTGGGAGCTGGGTGAGAGGGCTTACCCAGCCAAGGACTGGGACGGCTACTGGAAGAGGAACGAGCCTCTCAGAGACGCAGACGAGGTAGCGGTGCCTGTGCTCTGTATCTGCAGCTGTGATGACCCCCTCCTTCCACCTGCAACGTCTTTGCCCCTTCCCCTTTTCAAGAGCAATCCTTACTTCCTGCTGGCGTTGACGGACAGTGGAGGGCACTGTGGGTTCACTTTAGAGGgcaaagaagaggagaaggagggagggaggacagGAAACGAAGAGGTTGAGGAGGACAACTGGAGTCATTTTGTAGTTCTGGAGTACTTCAGAGTGGTTGCTGATTTCctgaaaaaggaggagagggaaaatGCAGTGTGGGGTGCTGCAGCAGATTTTAGTCTGGCTGGGCAGTTGAGCAGGATCAGCAGCATGGCTCCCCTTCGCAAGAGGAGAAACCCTGTGATGAGGAGACCTAGACCAATGGCAGCTCAGCAGAGAAatgtggaggaagaggagaactTCACCTGGAAGAGGTCCTACACACGCTGA
- the LOC109991726 gene encoding serine/threonine-protein kinase TAO1, which translates to MPSSVRAGSLKDPEVAELFFKEDPEKLYSDLREIGHGSFGAVYFARDVRTNEVVAIKKMSYSGKQSNEKWQDIIKEVKFLQRIRHPNSIEYKGCYLREHTAWLVMEYCLGSASDLLEVHKKPLQEVEIAAITHGALQGLAYLHSHNMIHRDVKAGNILLTEPGLVKLADFGSASIASPANSFVGTPYWMAPEVILAMDEGQYDGKVDIWSLGITCIELAERKPPLFNMNAMSALYHIAQNESPTLQSSEWTDYFRNFIESCLQKIPQDRPHSDDMLGHAFLQRERPDSVLMDLIQRTKDAVRELDNLQYRKMKKILLQEAHNGPTAETQDGEEELEPGGGRTGTVNSVGSNQSIPSMSISASSQSSSVNSLNEAAQDSRSELDLMEGDHTVMSNSSVIHLKPEEEESFSEEQAATSEPSEPQPTPAQAPRKHYRNREHFATIRTASLVTREMQEHEQDSELREQMSGYKRMRRQHQKHLMGLENKLKGEMDEHRLRLDKELEGQRNNFTQEMEKLLKKHQAALDKDLKTFSNDEKKFQQHIQVQQKKELSSFLESQKREYKLRKEQLKEELSENQSTPKKEKQEWLSKQKENIQHFQAEEEANLLRRQRQYLELECRRFKRRILIARHNVEQDLAREELNKRQTQKDLEHAMLLRHHESMQELEFRHLGTIQKARAELIRTQHQTELTNQLEYNKRRERELRRKHVMEVRQQPKSLKSKELQIKKQFQETCKTQTRQYKALRNHLLETTPKSEHKAVLKRLKEEQTRKLAILAEQYDHSINEMLSTQALRLDEAQEGECQVLRMQLQQELELLNAYQSKIKMQTDAQHDKERRDLEQRVSLRRALLEQKIEEEMLALQNERLERIRSLLERQAREIEAFDSESMRLGFSNMVLTNLAPDSQGGWGGGGGGGGQGAQGGGHWPGGGGGVGGGGGHHSHHHQGGSSSQQPWGHPMLAGGPPPWSLHHPGGGSQRGSGAGAGGVRNSPQAMRRTSAGGRNEQGMSRSASITSQISNGSHLSYT; encoded by the exons ATGCCCTCCTCTGTAAGGGCAGGCAGTCTGAAGGATCCGGAGGTGGCAGAGCTTTTCTTCAAAGAAGACCCAGAGAAGCTTTATTCTGACCTCCGAGAGATCGGCCATGGCAGCTTCGGCGCCGTCTACTTT GCACGAGATGTGCGCACCAATGAGGTGGTGGCAATTAAAAAGATGTCCTACAGTGGCAAACAGTCCAATGAG AAATGGCAGGACATCATAAAGGAGGTGAAGTTTCTCCAGAGGATCCGACACCCGAACAGTATAGAGTACAAAGGTTGTTACCTCCGCGAACACACAGCATGG cTGGTGATGGAGTACTGTCTTGGTTCAGCTTCTGATCTGCTTGAAG TTCATAAAAAACCTCTACAAGAAGTAGAGATTGCTGCCATAACACATGGTGCTCTGCAGGGGTTGGCCTACCTTCATTCCCACAACATGATCCACAG GGATGTGAAGGCAGGTAACATTCTGCTGACGGAGCCGGGGCTGGTCAAACTGGCAGACTTCGGCTCTGCCTCCATCGCCTCGCCTGCCAACTCCTTTGTAGGAACGCCATATTG GATGGCACCGGAGGTGATTCTAGCTATGGATGAGGGTCAATATGATGGGAAGGTGGATATCTGGTCCTTAGGGATTACCTGTATAGAATTAG CGGAGAGGAAGCCTCCCTTGTTTAACATGAATGCAATGAGTGCCTTATACCACATAGCGCAGAATGAAAGCCCTACACTGCAATCCAGTGAATG GACGGATTACTTTAGAAACTTTATCGAATCTTGCCTTCAGAAAATCCCCCAGGACAGGCCACATTCGGATGACATGCTGGGT CATGCATTTCTTCAGCGTGAACGTCCAGACTCGGTGCTGATGGATCTCATTCAGAGGACCAAGGATGCAGTACGAGAGCTGGACAACTTGCAGTACCGTAAAATGAAGAAGATCCTCCTCCAGGAGGCCCACAACGGACCCACAGCAGAGACccaggatggagaggag gagctggagccGGGCGGAGGTCGAACAGGAACAGTGAACAGTGTGGGCAGTAATCAGTCCATCCCCAGCATGTCCATCAGCGCCAGCTCACAGAGCAGCTCTGTCAACAGTCTGAACGAAGCAGCGCAGGACAGCCGCAGTGAGCTGGACCTGATGGAAGGAGACCACACGGTCATGTCCAACAGCTCCGTCATACACCTCAAACCG gaggaagaggagagtttCTCTGAGGAGCAGGCAGCCACCAGCGAACCCTCTGAGCCTCAGCCGACACCAGCTCAGGCACCAAGGAAGCACTACCGTAACAGAGAGCACTTTGCCACCATCCGCACAGCGTCACTC GTAACCCGTGAGATGCAGGAACACGAGCAGGACTCTGAGCTGCGGGAGCAGATGTCGGGGTACAAACGCATGAGGCGGCAGCATCAGAAGCACCTGATGGGGCTGGAGAACAAGCTGAAAGGAGAGATGGACGAGCACAGACTGAGGCTGGACAAGGAGCTGGAGGGTCAGAGGAACAACTTCACCCAGGAGATGGAGAAGCTCCTCAAGAAACACCAGGCGGCCCTGGACAAGGAC TTGAAGACATTTAGCAACGATGAGAAGAAGTTCCAGCAGCACATCCAGGTTCAGCAGAAGAAGGAGCTCAGCAGCTTCCTGGAGTCCCAGAAGCGAGAGTATAAACTACGCAAGGAGCAGCTGAAAGAG gAACTGAGTGAGAACCAGTCGACTCCCAAAAAAGAGAAGCAAGAGTGGCTGTCCAAGCAGAAAGAGAACATCCAACACTTCCAG gcagaggaggaggctaACCTGctgaggagacagaggcagTACCTGGAGCTGGAGTGTCGGCGGTTCAAACGCAGGATCCTTATTGCCAGACACAATGTGGAGCAGGATCTGGCCAGAGAG GAGCTGAACAAACGGCAGACACAGAAGGACCTGGAGCATGCCATGCTGCTCAGGCATCACGAATCGATGCAGGAGCTGGAGTTCAGGCACTTGGGGACGATTCAGAAGGCGAGGGCAGAGCTGATCAGAACCCAGCACCAGACTGAACTCACCAACCAGCTGGAGTACAacaagaggagggagagggagctGAGGCGGAAGCATGTCATGGAGGTTCGACAGCAGCCCAAGAGCCTCAAG TCCAAGGAGCTCCAGATTAAGAAGCAGTTCCAGGAGACTTGTAAAACCCAGACCAGGCAGTACAAGGCCCTCAGGAACCACCTGCTGGAGACCACGCCCAAGTCTGAGCACAAGGCCGTGCTCAAGAGGCTGAAAGAGGAGCAAACCAGGAAGCTGGCCATCCTGGCTGAGCAGTACGACCACTCCATCAATGAAATGCTTTCCACGCAGGCT CTGCGGTTGGACGAGGCTCAAGAAGGGGAGTGTCAGGTTCTGAggatgcagctgcagcaggagctggagcTGCTCAACGCGTACCAGAGCAAGATCAAGATGCAGACAGACGCTCAGCATGACAAGGAGAGGAGGGATCTGGAGCAGAGGGTATCTCTGCGGAGGGCCCTGCTGGAGCAGAAA ATTGAGGAGGAGATGCTAGCCCTACAGAACGAGCGTCTGGAGAGAATCCGCTCCCTGTTGGAGCGCCAGGCTCGAGAGATTGAAGCCTTTGACTCAGAGTCCATGCGCCTGGGCTTTAGCAACATGGTGCTCACTAACCTGGCCCCTGATTCCCAGGGAGGCtgggggggaggaggtggaggaggaggccaGGGGGCTCAGGGGGGAGGCCACTGgcccggaggaggaggaggagttggtggtggtggtggccaCCACAGTCATCACCACCAGGGGGGCTCCAGCTCACAGCAGCCCTGGGGTCATCCCATGCTGGCCGGGGGCCCGCCTCCCTGGAGCCTCCACCACCCTGGAGGAGGGAGTCAGAGGGGGAGTGGAGCAGGCGCAGGAGGGGTGAGGAACAGCCCGCAGGCTATGAGGAGGACGTCAGCAGGGGGGAGGAATGAACAGGGCATGAGCAGGAGCGCCAGCATCACCTCTCAGATCTCCAACGGATCCCACCTGTCTTACACCTAG